A region of the Gemmatimonadaceae bacterium genome:
CCGCACCGTGCCGCTCCGCAGGCCGCCTCCGTGCGAGGCGGCCGGGCGTGTGCGCGTGAACGGGTGTTTTGCACGCACCTGCGCCGAATGGGAATGACGCCGCGTGTGGCGGAGGTGCACCAGTCGGGATAGCGTAGGGAGTGCAGACGAATCCAGTGCAGCGTGTGGATCCGCGCAAGCTCAGATTTCGCTACGTCGACACGCGACGGTGGGTGCTGATCGGCACGGCCATCGGCACCGCCGCCTACCTCGTGCTCGCGCTGGTGAACTACGCCGCTGGTGGCAAGGCTGGCGAACACGATCCGCGCGTGCTGCTGGCGGCCGCGGCGGTGTCCGCGGTTGGCAGCCTGGTGACGGCGCGCGGCCGCGTGTTCGTGGGCGGAATGATCGCGCTGCTCGCCTTCTGGTGTGAGGTGCACTGGTCGCTCGCGACGGCGCAGAGCTTCCCCGTGCCGTCTCTGCTGGCGGGGTCGGCGGTGCTGGTGGCCGCCGCGCTGCTGCTGCGGGCGCCGGACTCGATGGTGCTCGCGGCGTTCACCGTGGCCAGCACCTGGCTGGCGGTGCTGCTCTCGCCGGCGGTGCGCCGCGAGGGTATCTCGGCCCATGTGCTGTACTGGCTCACCGTGCACACGGTGATCACGCTCGCGGTCTGGGCGCTGGTGTCGCTGGGGTTCGCGATCGTGGACCGCGCCTTCCTCGAGCTGCTGCGCAAGGAGCGGGAACTGGCGGAGACGATCGACCGTGCGCCGGACGGCATCCTCGTGCTCGACGCACAGGACCAGGTGCAGGTGGCGAATCCTGCCGCCGAGCGGCTGCTGGGGATGTCGCGCGCGCAATGCGTTGGCCACACCATCGCCGAGGTGCTGGCGGCGGCGGGCAACGGGTCGGCGCACGGGGAGCGGCTGGAGCCGCTGCTGCACGACACCGGTGAGCGGCCGCGCGCCTGGTCGCTGCTGCGCGCCGACGGCCACCAGGCCGAGCTGGAGGTGACCTGGCGTGCGATGGAGGAGGGACGCCGGCAGCTCGTGTTGCGCGACGTGTCGGAACGGACCGCCGGTGAGGCGGCGCGTCGCCAGATGGAGGTGCAGCTCGCGCATGCCCAGCGCCTGGAGGCGGTGGGGCAGCTCGCCGGGGGCATCGCGCACGACTTCAACAACATCCTCACCATCGTCGGGGCCTCGGCCGAGGTGCTGCGCAACGAGCTGCGCGACGATGCCAACGCCCCGCTGCTGGACGAGATCCTGGCGGCACAGGAGCGCGGCGCCACGCTCACGCGGCAGTTGCTGGCCTTCGCGCGCCGTGACGTGGTGCAGCCGCGGGTGTTCGATGTGTCGTCGCAGGTGCTCACCCTGCGCAGCCTGCTGCAGCGCGTGGCGGGTGAGCAGCTGCGGCTGTCGTTCGACGTGGAGCCGGACTGCCGCATCCGCGCGGACGTGGGGCAGGTGGAGCAGGCGCTGGTGAACCTCGTCTCGAATGCCCGCGACGCCACGCCGGCCGGCGGCACCTGTGCCATCTCCGTGGTGCGCATGACGAACGACGACGGCTCGGAGTGGGTGCGGCTGCGCGTGCGCGACGACGGCAGCGGCATGGACGAGGCGACACGGCTGCGCGTGTTCGAGCCGTTCTTCACCACCAAGCCACGCGGGCGCGGCACGGGGCTGGGGCTGGCGGCGGTGCACGGCATGGTGGCGCAGGGGGGCGGCCGCGCCGACATCGAGTCGGCGGTGGGACATGGCACCACGGTGCTGCTGGAGTTTCCCTTCGCGCAGGGGGCGCTGACCGAGCCGGTGACGATCGCGCCCACGGTGCCGCAGGGTGGCGGCGCGACCATCCTCGTGGCCGAGGACGACGATGGCACGCGCGCGACGGTGGCGCGGATGCTCGGCCGGCTGGGCTATCGCGTGATCCTGGCTCCCGACGGGCTGCAGGCGCTGCGCCAGCTGGAGCTGCACGGTGCCGATGTGCACCTGCTGCTCACCGACGTGATGATGCCGGGGCTGGGTGGCCCGGCGCTGGCGGCACGTGCGCGTGCGGAGCGGCCGTCACTGCCGGTGCTGTTCATGTCGGGATATCCCGAGGAGGCCCTCGAGGCGGTGCCCGGATTCAACCTCGAGACCGACTTCCTCTCGAAGCCGTTTGCCGCGAGCCGGCTGGCGGCGAGCGTGGCGCACAAGCTCGGTGGCGCCACGCCGGACGCCACGCCGGTTGCCGCACCGGTGTGAGTGGTGTTCAGGTGGCGGGCACGGGGAAGAGCCCGTCGACCGAGAGGTAGCGCTCCCCGGTGTCGTAGCAGAAGGTGAGCACGCGGGCGCCATCGGGCATGCCCGGCAGCAGTTGCGCGACGGCTGCCAGCGAGGCACCGCTCGATGCACCGATGAAGATCCCCTCCTCGCGCGCGGCCCGGCGCGCGAAGTCGAACGCCTCCTCCTCCGTGACCTGCACGGAGCCATCGAGCGTGGCGGTGTGCAGGTTGGCCGGGATGAAGCCGGCCCCGATGCCCTGCAGGCGATGCGGGCCGGGGGCGCCGCCGCTGATCACCGGAGACTTCGCGGGTTCGACGGCGTAGGTCTTCAGCGCGGGGATGTGCTGCTTCAGCACCTCGCTCACGCCGGTGATGTGGCCGCCGGTGCCGACGCCGGTGACGAGGTAGTCCAGCCCCTCGGGGAAGTCGGCGAGGATCTCGCGCGCGGTGGTGGCCTGGTGGACCGCGATGTTGGCGGCGTTGTCGAACTGGCTGGGCATCCACGCACCGGGGGTGGCGGCGACGAGCTCGTTGGCGCGCGCGATGGCGCCCTTCATGCCGAGTTCGCGCGGCGTGAGCTCGAACCCGGCGCCGTAGGCGAGCATCACGCGCCGGCGCTCGATCGACATGCTCTCGGGCATCACCAGCAGCAGCCGGTATCCCTTCACCGCCGCGACCATGGCGAGCCCGATGCCGGTGTTGCCGCTGGTGGGCTCGATGATGACGGTGTCCTTCGTGAGCCGGCCACTGGCCTCGGCGGCCTCGATCATGGACAGCGCGATGCGGTCCTTGATGCTGCCACCGGGGTTCGCACGCTCGAGTTTCATCCAGACTTCCACGCGCGCGTCGAACAGCCGGCCGAGGCGGACGTGCGGGGTGTTGCCGATGGTGGCGAGGATGGAGGCGGCTCGCGTCATATCTCGAACTCCAGTGGGAAGTCGTCGCGGAGCCGCTCGTCCGGCACCGCGTGGGTCACGATCGACCCGGGAGGAACACTGTGCGTGAGCCAGACGTTTCCGCCGATCACGCTGCCGCGGCCGATGACGGTGCGGCCGCCGAGGATGGTGGCGTTGGCGTACACCGTCACGTCGTCCTCGATCGTGGGGTGCCGCTGGACGCTGGCGAGCGCCTTGGCCACGCGGAGCGCGCCGAGCGTCACGCCCTGGTAGAGGCGCACGTCGTTCCCGATGCGCGCCGTCTCGCCGACGACGATGCCGGTGCCGTGGTCGATCGCGAACCGGTCGCCGATGGTGGCACCGGGGTGCAGGTCCACGCCGGTGCGCGCGTGCGCCCACTCGGTGATGAGGCGCGGGAGGATCGGCACCTGGTGGTGCCAGAGCGGGCTGGCCACGCGGTGGCAGGCGATGGCCAGGAAGCCGGGGTAGGCGAGGAAGACCTCGTCGACGCTCTGGGCGGCGGGGTCCATGCGGTGGATGGCCTCGGCATCAGCGTACAAACGGACGCGGATATCCGGGAGCGCGTCCATCACCTGCGCCGTGACGCGGGCGGCGGCGTCGGGGTCGGGGAGCAGGTCCTGCAGCACGCCCTGCAGCGTCCGCGCCACACTGTCGTGCTCGGCGGACAGTCCGGCGGGGTCGACCGGCGCGCCCGGCGGCGCCGCATGAGGAAAGAGCAATGTGAGGACGCTCCGCATCCAGTCCCGCGCGGCGAGATGCAGGCGCGGGGGGAGCGTGGAGGCCCGGCGGGCCTCCGACAGCTGGGCCAGGAAGGCCTCACGGTTGTGCGACACGGGTTTCAAGGTACTCTCTCCATCAATCGGGCTGCCTGTGTTTCCGCCACAGTGAGCTGGC
Encoded here:
- a CDS encoding response regulator, whose amino-acid sequence is MQTNPVQRVDPRKLRFRYVDTRRWVLIGTAIGTAAYLVLALVNYAAGGKAGEHDPRVLLAAAAVSAVGSLVTARGRVFVGGMIALLAFWCEVHWSLATAQSFPVPSLLAGSAVLVAAALLLRAPDSMVLAAFTVASTWLAVLLSPAVRREGISAHVLYWLTVHTVITLAVWALVSLGFAIVDRAFLELLRKERELAETIDRAPDGILVLDAQDQVQVANPAAERLLGMSRAQCVGHTIAEVLAAAGNGSAHGERLEPLLHDTGERPRAWSLLRADGHQAELEVTWRAMEEGRRQLVLRDVSERTAGEAARRQMEVQLAHAQRLEAVGQLAGGIAHDFNNILTIVGASAEVLRNELRDDANAPLLDEILAAQERGATLTRQLLAFARRDVVQPRVFDVSSQVLTLRSLLQRVAGEQLRLSFDVEPDCRIRADVGQVEQALVNLVSNARDATPAGGTCAISVVRMTNDDGSEWVRLRVRDDGSGMDEATRLRVFEPFFTTKPRGRGTGLGLAAVHGMVAQGGGRADIESAVGHGTTVLLEFPFAQGALTEPVTIAPTVPQGGGATILVAEDDDGTRATVARMLGRLGYRVILAPDGLQALRQLELHGADVHLLLTDVMMPGLGGPALAARARAERPSLPVLFMSGYPEEALEAVPGFNLETDFLSKPFAASRLAASVAHKLGGATPDATPVAAPV
- the cysK gene encoding cysteine synthase A, translated to MTRAASILATIGNTPHVRLGRLFDARVEVWMKLERANPGGSIKDRIALSMIEAAEASGRLTKDTVIIEPTSGNTGIGLAMVAAVKGYRLLLVMPESMSIERRRVMLAYGAGFELTPRELGMKGAIARANELVAATPGAWMPSQFDNAANIAVHQATTAREILADFPEGLDYLVTGVGTGGHITGVSEVLKQHIPALKTYAVEPAKSPVISGGAPGPHRLQGIGAGFIPANLHTATLDGSVQVTEEEAFDFARRAAREEGIFIGASSGASLAAVAQLLPGMPDGARVLTFCYDTGERYLSVDGLFPVPAT
- a CDS encoding serine acetyltransferase, encoding MSHNREAFLAQLSEARRASTLPPRLHLAARDWMRSVLTLLFPHAAPPGAPVDPAGLSAEHDSVARTLQGVLQDLLPDPDAAARVTAQVMDALPDIRVRLYADAEAIHRMDPAAQSVDEVFLAYPGFLAIACHRVASPLWHHQVPILPRLITEWAHARTGVDLHPGATIGDRFAIDHGTGIVVGETARIGNDVRLYQGVTLGALRVAKALASVQRHPTIEDDVTVYANATILGGRTVIGRGSVIGGNVWLTHSVPPGSIVTHAVPDERLRDDFPLEFEI